TATCAAAAAATCCTCCTTTTGCTTCCGAATCAGAATTATCGTTAGGATGATTTACTCCGACTGCATTATTCGAGGGCTGAGATACATACATAGGTCGAACCCTATCGTAACCTCTAGAAGAATGAGcataaattgtttttttagaagCAGACTGTTCTTGACGCACCAATGGAGCGTTTTTGCTCGGCAACGCATCGAACGATGAGTAATTTCTAGGACCTCTCACCCCATATGAGGATTTAAATCGCATGTTCTGTGTTTGCAAAGTActgttcttttttctggAATCATCATTTTGAACAACATTTAAGCCAAGGTAATTCTTTCGTCGCTTCATAGCAACAACAGAAAAATGAGAAGAGCTTGACTCCCAACCTTTACCGTCATTCAATAACATCCAATCATAAACCCCATCATTCGTATCACCATTTGCTCGAAGTACATCATCAAATAACTCTTGTAAAAACGCATAATCCGgttcttcatcaaattcTAACGAACGCACATAAGTCATGTATTTACTGAATTCATTAGGAAATCCAGCACAAAGCTCACTAATGGAGGTAGATTGCTTCTTTTCACTAATCTTTTCGTATTTGTGCTTATTGTTGGCAGCTTTCAATCCTTGCCAAGGTAAACTTCCCctcaaaaaatacataaaGACGTGTCCCAACGATTCTAAGTCATCGCGACGGGATTGTTCACGTCCAAGATGCGTGT
This region of Schizosaccharomyces pombe strain 972h- genome assembly, chromosome: II genomic DNA includes:
- the cki2 gene encoding serine/threonine protein kinase (CK1 family) Cki2, whose product is MNSQTSVVGVHYRVGRKIGEGSFGVIFDGMNLLNNQLIAIKFEPKKSEAPQLRDEYRTYKLLVGNAGIPNVYYFGQEGLHNILVIDLLGPSLEDLFEWCGRRFSVKTVAMTAKQMLSRVQTIHEKNLVYRDIKPDNFLIGRPSSRNANMVYMVDFGMAKYYRDPKTKQHIPYSERKSLSGTARYMSINTHLGREQSRRDDLESLGHVFMYFLRGSLPWQGLKAANNKHKYEKISEKKQSTSISELCAGFPNEFSKYMTYVRSLEFDEEPDYAFLQELFDDVLRANGDTNDGVYDWMLLNDGKGWESSSSHFSVVAMKRRKNYLGLNVVQNDDSRKKNSTLQTQNMRFKSSYGVRGPRNYSSFDALPSKNAPLVRQEQSASKKTIYAHSSRGYDRVRPMYVSQPSNNAVGVNHPNDNSDSEAKGGFFDMICCRCFS